The Oncorhynchus tshawytscha isolate Ot180627B linkage group LG12, Otsh_v2.0, whole genome shotgun sequence genome includes a window with the following:
- the LOC112265325 gene encoding testosterone 17-beta-dehydrogenase 3-like isoform X1, translating to MDFMEVFFVSLGTAVMVFYGVKMVRFAKMFHPRVWFPQPESFFTSMGEWAVVTGGSDGIGRAYAFELAGRGLNVVILSRTKDKLDRVALEIEETTGQKVKVIVADFTEDDMYECIKEKLKGLNIGVLVNNVGILPSHIPCKFLQTKYLEQKITKVINCNVKALVKMCQIVLPGMEMRGKGMIVNISSGVASVPSPIYTMYCASKVFVERFSQGLQAEYKAKGVMIQAVAPFGVSTPMTGYQKPNMVTLTAEDFVRSSLEYLLAGDKTYGSICHTVLGWMVKTVPKQILHSESMQDSLLEYVKKRLGK from the exons ATGGATTTCATGGAGGTGTTTTTTGTCTCTCTTGGCACTGCAGTCATGGTCTTTTATGGAGTGAAAATGGTCCGCTTTGCTAAGATGTTTCATCCCAGAGTTTGGTTCCCGCAGCCAGAGTCCTTCTTTACATCCATGGGAGAGTGGGCAG TGGTCACTGGTGGGTCAGACGGAATAGGGAGGGCATATGCCTTTGAA CTGGCAGGACGTGGGCTGAACGTGGTGATCCTGAGCAGAACCAAGGACAAACTGGATCGGGTGGCACTGGAGATAG AAGAAACCACGGGTCAGAAAGTGAAAGTGATCGTAGCCGATTTCACTGAGGATGACATGTACGAGTGCATTAAGGAGAAGCTGAAAGGCTTAAATATTGGTGTATTAG TGAATAACGTGGGGATTCTACCCAGTCATATTCCCTGCAAGTTCCTGCAGACTAAATACCTGGAACAG AAAATTACTAAAGTGATCAACTGTAATGTGAAAGCCTTGGTCAAG ATGTGCCAAATAGTCCTGCCAGGGATGGAGATGAG AGGGAAGGGGATGATCGTGAACATCTCCTCTGGTGTGGCCAGTGTTCCTTCCCCCATATACACCATGTACTGCGCATCAAAG GTGTTTGTGGAGAGGTTCTCTCAAGGTCTGCAGGCTGAATATAAAGCTAAAGGAGTCATGATACAG GCAGTGGCTCCATTTGGCGTGTCCACCCCCATGACAGGCTACCAGAAGCCCAACATGGTGACCCTGACAGCAGAGGACTTTGTCAGGTCGTCCCTGGAGTACCTCCTAGCCGGGGACAAGACCTACGGCAGCATTTGTCACACAGTACTG gGTTGGATGGTAAAGACTGTTCCCAAGCAGATCCTCCATAGTGAGAGCATGCAGGACAGTCTACTGGAATATGTGAAGAAAAGACTGGGGAAATAG
- the LOC112265325 gene encoding testosterone 17-beta-dehydrogenase 3-like isoform X2, with protein MMSLLLLLAGRGLNVVILSRTKDKLDRVALEIEETTGQKVKVIVADFTEDDMYECIKEKLKGLNIGVLVNNVGILPSHIPCKFLQTKYLEQKITKVINCNVKALVKMCQIVLPGMEMRGKGMIVNISSGVASVPSPIYTMYCASKVFVERFSQGLQAEYKAKGVMIQAVAPFGVSTPMTGYQKPNMVTLTAEDFVRSSLEYLLAGDKTYGSICHTVLGWMVKTVPKQILHSESMQDSLLEYVKKRLGK; from the exons atgatgtcgctcttgctgctg CTGGCAGGACGTGGGCTGAACGTGGTGATCCTGAGCAGAACCAAGGACAAACTGGATCGGGTGGCACTGGAGATAG AAGAAACCACGGGTCAGAAAGTGAAAGTGATCGTAGCCGATTTCACTGAGGATGACATGTACGAGTGCATTAAGGAGAAGCTGAAAGGCTTAAATATTGGTGTATTAG TGAATAACGTGGGGATTCTACCCAGTCATATTCCCTGCAAGTTCCTGCAGACTAAATACCTGGAACAG AAAATTACTAAAGTGATCAACTGTAATGTGAAAGCCTTGGTCAAG ATGTGCCAAATAGTCCTGCCAGGGATGGAGATGAG AGGGAAGGGGATGATCGTGAACATCTCCTCTGGTGTGGCCAGTGTTCCTTCCCCCATATACACCATGTACTGCGCATCAAAG GTGTTTGTGGAGAGGTTCTCTCAAGGTCTGCAGGCTGAATATAAAGCTAAAGGAGTCATGATACAG GCAGTGGCTCCATTTGGCGTGTCCACCCCCATGACAGGCTACCAGAAGCCCAACATGGTGACCCTGACAGCAGAGGACTTTGTCAGGTCGTCCCTGGAGTACCTCCTAGCCGGGGACAAGACCTACGGCAGCATTTGTCACACAGTACTG gGTTGGATGGTAAAGACTGTTCCCAAGCAGATCCTCCATAGTGAGAGCATGCAGGACAGTCTACTGGAATATGTGAAGAAAAGACTGGGGAAATAG